A genomic stretch from Chitinophaga agri includes:
- the uxuA gene encoding mannonate dehydratase, whose product MQMEQTMRWFGPRDAVPLAYIRQAGCSGVVTALHHIPPGEVWPIADIMLRRDLVSAAGLSWTVVESLPVSEDIKKQSGDYLRHIANYKESLRNLAACGIKIITYNFMPVLDWVRTDIDYPMADGSRALYFERAAFAAFDLFQLRRPDAEKDYEPALIEAARVRFTTMAPEAQQALYHNTLLGLPGTGEQFTAAEVLAALSTYADINADTLRRHLFDFLSEIVPVAESVGLRMAIHPDDPPYPVLGLPRIVSTEEDLQQLLAAVPSVANGLCFCTGSLGARPDNDLQGMIRRLGPHIHFLHLRNTKRDGNGNFYEAPHLAGDTDMYTIVSEIVLLMQQRRESIPMRPDHGHQMLDDLDKNTYPGYSAIGRLKGLAELRGLETGVVRHLFTLLLIILT is encoded by the coding sequence ATGCAGATGGAACAAACGATGCGTTGGTTTGGTCCCCGAGATGCCGTGCCCCTTGCTTATATCAGACAGGCTGGTTGTTCGGGTGTCGTAACAGCGTTGCATCATATCCCTCCGGGCGAAGTGTGGCCCATTGCAGACATTATGCTGCGCCGTGACCTGGTATCCGCAGCAGGTCTTTCCTGGACAGTGGTGGAGAGTCTACCTGTAAGCGAGGATATTAAAAAGCAGTCGGGCGATTATCTACGGCATATTGCAAATTATAAGGAAAGTTTGCGCAACCTTGCCGCTTGTGGAATTAAGATCATCACGTACAACTTCATGCCGGTGCTTGACTGGGTGCGAACAGATATAGACTATCCGATGGCAGATGGTAGCCGGGCACTTTATTTTGAGCGTGCTGCCTTCGCTGCTTTTGACCTGTTTCAGTTACGACGTCCGGATGCGGAAAAAGATTATGAGCCGGCATTGATCGAAGCGGCCCGTGTACGTTTCACTACTATGGCACCTGAAGCACAACAGGCGTTATATCATAATACATTACTGGGGTTACCGGGTACCGGCGAACAATTTACAGCTGCGGAAGTATTAGCAGCGCTCAGTACCTATGCGGATATTAATGCCGATACCTTACGCCGGCATTTGTTTGATTTCCTGTCTGAGATCGTGCCTGTCGCAGAATCGGTGGGACTGAGAATGGCGATTCACCCCGATGACCCGCCGTATCCGGTGTTGGGATTACCACGCATAGTCAGTACGGAGGAAGACCTGCAGCAACTGCTGGCAGCGGTACCTTCAGTGGCTAACGGACTTTGTTTCTGCACAGGTTCTTTAGGGGCCCGGCCGGACAATGACCTGCAGGGGATGATACGGCGACTGGGTCCTCATATTCATTTCCTTCACCTGCGTAATACAAAGCGGGACGGGAATGGGAACTTTTATGAAGCCCCTCATCTTGCAGGAGATACAGACATGTATACGATCGTCAGTGAGATCGTCTTACTGATGCAGCAAAGAAGGGAGTCGATCCCTATGCGTCCTGATCATGGGCATCAGATGCTGGACGATCTGGATAAAAATACGTATCCCGGGTATAGTGCAATTGGCCGGTTAAAAGGGCTGGCAGAGTTAAGAGGACTGGAGACCGGTGTCGTCCGTCATCTGTTTACCTTGCTATTAATCATTTTAACGTAA
- a CDS encoding SDR family NAD(P)-dependent oxidoreductase, whose amino-acid sequence MNTTNKLAIVTGGGSGIGLAIAEAFVRNGIYTIIIGRDEEKLRRACQQLGACSDCYTCDLSDLQAIPVMVQEIIQQHGHIDILVNNAGINMKKSFVDVTDEDFQAILQTNVTAVFALSREVVKHQLENGIKGVIINISSMASQYGIPKVIAYTASKSAIEGMTKAMATELSPYGIRINCVAPGFIATDMSAKALDADPDRKSKALGRTPMGHLGQPADIGAAVLFLASDAAKYVTGVVLQVDGGNAVGF is encoded by the coding sequence ATGAATACTACTAATAAACTGGCTATTGTCACCGGTGGCGGCTCTGGAATAGGCCTGGCCATCGCAGAAGCCTTTGTGCGCAATGGCATTTATACCATTATCATCGGCAGGGATGAGGAAAAGCTGCGAAGGGCCTGTCAGCAGCTTGGCGCCTGCAGTGATTGTTACACCTGTGATCTCAGTGATCTTCAGGCAATACCTGTCATGGTACAGGAGATCATCCAACAGCACGGTCACATAGATATACTGGTTAATAATGCCGGTATCAACATGAAGAAATCTTTTGTCGATGTCACTGACGAAGATTTCCAGGCGATCCTGCAAACCAATGTGACGGCGGTATTTGCACTTTCGAGAGAAGTGGTGAAACATCAGTTGGAAAATGGTATTAAGGGTGTGATCATCAATATCAGTTCTATGGCATCACAATATGGGATACCTAAAGTGATCGCCTATACAGCCTCCAAATCGGCCATCGAGGGTATGACAAAGGCAATGGCAACAGAGCTGTCGCCTTATGGCATCCGCATCAATTGTGTTGCGCCAGGGTTCATCGCTACGGATATGAGTGCAAAGGCACTTGATGCCGATCCGGACCGGAAATCAAAAGCGCTTGGCAGAACACCCATGGGACACCTGGGTCAGCCGGCAGATATCGGGGCGGCTGTATTATTCCTGGCGTCTGATGCTGCGAAATACGTGACGGGGGTGGTATTGCAGGTTGACGGCGGCAATGCCGTCGGATTTTAA
- a CDS encoding PAS domain-containing protein has product MKTLLGLFNFSPVPMWIYDARNLHILAVNDAACRCYGYARDKFLAQTVDALWPGRNAGQGKEQLRHIAGSEHRHQDIVTHVTACGQLITVELASEIMPDWGAHARIMSALDVTERERAIEVEKQLRRSNERFNYASKASHEAIYDWDIVTDNIHWADGFCRVFGYPLDGRKYPVKSWIAMIHPDDRDAIEQLLESSLADQHCVYWNAHYRLRHALDGYLFVEETGYIIRDNTGKPLRIIGALRDITEQQQVAMALEASEKRYSDLFHLSPLPMWVYDLQTYRFLDVNKAAIALYGYSREEFLSMSITDIRRPEDREELMEMMRKNVRPQEYHSALVRHLEKSGEEIIVNVNGNSIPYGDAAARIVVAIDVTDKIRSREALANSERRFRRLIQEGSELITVLDEYRRIKYISPAGEHFLGMKAEHLLGTYAFASVHPEDVDELMDSFDKLDQEKRVEPEPFRIIDKKGEIHWVETIITDMRDDETIQGIITNSRDVTQRMLADAERMRYISEIEAHNARLEEITWTQAHLVRAPLARILGIVQLLSDKDTETTTRDTLISYLQVSATELDDIIRKIIEKSRASQQYP; this is encoded by the coding sequence ATGAAGACCCTGCTTGGACTATTTAATTTTAGTCCTGTGCCGATGTGGATATACGATGCCAGAAATCTCCATATACTGGCTGTCAATGATGCCGCATGCCGGTGCTACGGTTACGCCCGTGACAAATTCCTTGCACAGACTGTCGACGCCCTATGGCCCGGAAGAAACGCCGGCCAGGGAAAGGAGCAGTTGCGTCATATCGCCGGAAGTGAACATCGTCACCAGGATATCGTCACGCATGTAACCGCATGCGGCCAGCTGATCACTGTGGAGTTGGCTTCCGAGATCATGCCTGACTGGGGAGCCCACGCGCGCATCATGTCAGCTCTTGACGTGACAGAGCGGGAACGGGCTATTGAAGTGGAAAAACAGCTCAGGCGGAGCAATGAGCGATTCAATTATGCCAGCAAGGCCAGCCATGAAGCCATATATGACTGGGATATCGTTACAGACAATATACACTGGGCCGACGGATTCTGCCGTGTATTTGGTTATCCCCTGGATGGGAGAAAATACCCGGTGAAAAGCTGGATAGCAATGATCCATCCGGATGACAGAGATGCTATAGAACAGCTGCTGGAGTCATCGCTGGCTGACCAGCATTGTGTGTACTGGAATGCGCATTACCGGTTGCGTCATGCGCTCGACGGATATCTTTTTGTAGAGGAAACAGGCTATATCATCCGGGATAATACCGGGAAACCTCTCCGGATCATTGGCGCCCTAAGGGACATTACCGAACAACAGCAGGTAGCGATGGCCCTGGAGGCCTCCGAAAAGCGATATAGTGATCTGTTTCATCTGAGTCCATTGCCTATGTGGGTCTATGATCTGCAAACATACCGGTTCCTGGATGTCAATAAGGCGGCTATTGCTTTGTATGGTTATAGCAGGGAAGAGTTCCTGTCGATGTCAATCACTGATATCAGAAGACCTGAGGACAGGGAAGAGCTGATGGAAATGATGAGAAAGAATGTACGGCCACAGGAATATCATTCCGCGCTCGTGCGGCATCTTGAAAAATCAGGAGAGGAAATTATCGTTAACGTCAATGGTAATTCTATACCTTATGGCGATGCAGCGGCTCGTATTGTAGTCGCTATAGACGTGACAGACAAGATCAGGTCCAGGGAAGCGCTGGCGAATAGTGAGCGACGTTTCCGCAGACTAATACAGGAGGGTTCAGAGCTCATCACTGTGCTGGATGAGTACCGGCGGATCAAATATATCAGTCCTGCGGGAGAACATTTTCTTGGTATGAAAGCAGAGCATCTGCTGGGTACTTATGCTTTTGCATCCGTTCACCCCGAGGATGTGGATGAATTGATGGACAGTTTTGATAAACTCGATCAGGAAAAACGGGTTGAACCTGAGCCGTTCCGCATCATTGATAAAAAGGGCGAGATACATTGGGTGGAAACTATTATTACTGACATGCGGGATGATGAGACCATTCAGGGCATCATTACCAATTCCCGGGACGTGACGCAACGCATGCTGGCGGATGCTGAACGTATGCGTTATATCAGCGAAATAGAAGCTCATAATGCCCGATTAGAAGAAATTACCTGGACGCAGGCCCACCTCGTCCGTGCGCCGCTCGCCAGGATACTGGGAATTGTACAGTTGCTCAGTGATAAAGATACAGAAACCACAACCAGAGACACTTTGATATCTTATTTGCAGGTCTCCGCAACGGAGCTGGATGATATTATCCGGAAGATCATTGAGAAAAGCAGGGCTTCCCAACAGTACCCCTAG
- a CDS encoding MFS transporter, whose translation MTAPHIFFKWVPEWLRIPLLFVLYFVSLGFNGVYIGNTSEVFSGLGVYIEPYFAAYNAIYIGMGIGFMIHGRLGARFSVKEMLLMGFIVQLLTNIICGISPYPEVTMLSCLILGFGKAAAVKEFFAAWVLVWHGKGDRVVAYPFVFAFALSGSFFISWWMTSLAYMYNWSYAYVYIIMGLLASLLLVVIFVEDQPLRRKIPLYQMDWTGILLMTGFFMLISYVSTYGQVEDWFNSSSICIATSLIPVTGFAFLLREATVKRPVFDLSFFRVKQFIPGLLLLMIAGLYIPTSIQLLFSQKALKFELLRSYELNLYMIPGFIAGAVSAHMWYKYRRTHHVLIYAGMSAFILYNILLYQTVTSSNGTQDFWLPGIIRGFGMVLIFISLGLYTTEVFGKEVSIKATGMMLIVRSFVSRSIAQGVLNYMLYAGSVKHLVRQANGIDITDRNRWQAGHHPQDYLSFIQQQAYLAATKELTGIIVIIGVSTMLVLALIHIVAKKTPAAEQPA comes from the coding sequence ATGACAGCACCTCACATCTTCTTCAAATGGGTACCGGAGTGGCTAAGGATACCGCTGCTTTTCGTATTGTATTTTGTCTCTCTCGGATTCAATGGCGTGTACATCGGCAACACATCCGAAGTCTTCAGCGGCCTTGGCGTATATATAGAGCCTTATTTCGCAGCATATAACGCAATATACATCGGTATGGGCATCGGATTCATGATCCACGGCAGGCTCGGGGCCAGGTTCAGTGTGAAGGAGATGCTGCTCATGGGATTTATTGTACAGCTGTTGACCAATATCATCTGCGGTATCAGTCCATACCCGGAAGTCACTATGCTGAGTTGCCTGATCCTCGGTTTCGGAAAAGCTGCAGCTGTAAAAGAGTTCTTTGCTGCCTGGGTACTCGTATGGCACGGCAAAGGCGACCGCGTCGTGGCCTATCCGTTCGTCTTCGCATTCGCCCTGTCCGGCTCATTTTTCATCAGCTGGTGGATGACCAGTCTGGCATACATGTACAACTGGAGCTACGCTTATGTCTACATCATCATGGGATTACTCGCGTCTCTGCTGCTGGTAGTGATCTTCGTAGAAGACCAGCCCCTGCGCAGGAAAATACCGCTCTATCAGATGGACTGGACCGGTATCCTGCTGATGACCGGATTTTTTATGCTGATCAGTTATGTCAGCACCTACGGACAGGTAGAAGACTGGTTTAACAGCTCAAGCATCTGTATCGCTACTTCGCTGATACCGGTTACAGGTTTCGCCTTCCTGCTGCGGGAAGCCACCGTTAAAAGACCCGTATTCGATCTTTCTTTTTTCAGGGTAAAACAGTTTATTCCGGGGTTGTTATTACTGATGATAGCAGGACTTTACATACCTACTTCCATCCAGCTCCTCTTCTCACAAAAAGCATTGAAATTTGAGTTGCTGCGTAGTTATGAACTCAATCTTTATATGATCCCGGGCTTCATTGCAGGCGCCGTCAGTGCACATATGTGGTACAAATACAGGCGCACCCATCACGTGCTGATCTATGCAGGGATGTCGGCATTTATTCTTTACAACATCCTGTTATATCAAACGGTAACAAGCAGCAATGGTACACAGGATTTCTGGCTACCTGGTATCATCAGAGGATTTGGAATGGTGCTCATCTTTATCTCACTGGGACTCTACACTACGGAAGTTTTCGGTAAAGAGGTCAGTATAAAAGCAACCGGGATGATGCTGATCGTGCGCAGCTTCGTGTCGCGCAGTATCGCACAGGGAGTGCTGAACTATATGCTGTACGCGGGGAGTGTGAAGCATCTTGTCAGGCAGGCCAACGGTATTGACATAACCGACCGTAACCGATGGCAGGCCGGTCATCACCCGCAGGATTACCTCTCCTTTATACAACAGCAGGCCTATCTGGCCGCGACAAAAGAACTTACAGGTATAATTGTCATTATAGGTGTAAGCACTATGCTGGTCCTGGCGCTGATACATATAGTGGCAAAAAAAACACCTGCGGCCGAACAACCCGCCTGA
- a CDS encoding HlyD family secretion protein: MTDKTTNLPGKIRTLPDAGKKRRVNILKLLFVASLLIAIAWGIYFYFRLDTDLYTNDATVEQYINPVNVRISGYIKEVRFTDHQRVKKGDTLVLLDNREYLVQVEQAEASWLSALAGRKVASSNVNTVNSNLSTDDANIRALEVRVWNAGQNLQRFANLLKDEATTQQQYDQVKTDYESLQAQLTALRQQKQTTRLQTAETAQKVDISEADIKRTHAALELAKLNLSYTVITAPYDGVTGRRNIQEGQFVQADNLLLDFVRNDSKWIVANYLETQVTQLQPGDKMEIRVDGIRGKTFAGHVTSISEATGSKYAGIPVDNAAGNFIKVRQRIPVRILLDATPADSTTLSLLRAGMNAQVWRAREN; this comes from the coding sequence ATGACAGACAAGACAACCAATCTCCCGGGCAAAATACGCACACTGCCCGATGCTGGTAAAAAAAGAAGGGTGAACATACTCAAACTACTGTTCGTTGCGAGTCTGCTGATAGCCATCGCATGGGGCATCTATTTCTACTTCCGTCTGGACACCGACCTGTATACCAACGATGCAACAGTAGAACAATATATCAATCCGGTCAACGTGCGTATCTCAGGCTATATAAAAGAAGTGCGCTTCACGGATCACCAGCGGGTGAAAAAAGGAGATACGCTTGTCCTGCTGGACAATAGAGAATATCTCGTCCAGGTCGAACAGGCTGAAGCCTCCTGGTTATCCGCACTGGCTGGACGCAAAGTAGCATCCTCCAACGTTAACACTGTGAATAGTAACCTGAGTACAGACGATGCGAATATCAGGGCGCTGGAAGTGCGGGTATGGAACGCCGGACAAAACCTGCAAAGGTTCGCTAACCTCCTGAAAGATGAGGCGACGACACAACAACAATACGATCAGGTGAAAACAGATTATGAGTCATTACAGGCACAGTTGACCGCCCTCCGCCAACAAAAGCAGACTACCAGACTACAGACTGCCGAAACCGCACAGAAGGTCGATATCAGTGAAGCTGATATCAAACGTACGCATGCGGCACTCGAGCTGGCAAAACTAAATCTTTCCTACACGGTCATTACTGCACCGTATGACGGCGTAACGGGCAGGCGCAATATCCAGGAAGGCCAGTTCGTGCAGGCAGACAATCTGCTACTCGACTTTGTAAGAAATGACAGTAAATGGATCGTGGCGAACTACCTGGAGACACAGGTCACACAGCTGCAACCGGGCGACAAAATGGAGATCCGCGTCGATGGCATCCGGGGGAAAACATTTGCAGGACATGTTACCTCCATATCAGAAGCGACCGGTTCAAAATATGCTGGTATTCCGGTTGATAATGCAGCAGGCAATTTCATCAAGGTAAGACAACGTATCCCGGTGCGTATCCTGCTGGATGCCACACCGGCAGACAGCACCACACTATCCCTGCTAAGGGCAGGTATGAATGCACAGGTATGGAGAGCAAGGGAAAACTAA
- a CDS encoding TolC family protein has product MKCITSILILFITVSDPSYAQESLGNHPLTLPAAFALAMRNNTDISVARHESNLARQEATVSRLGHLPDASAGLTEGYLSNADIWEPPGLGDHRTLHIPHQMTALSVEASEVIYAGGRVNANVRKADLKEQIALLALEEKQQDILLLIAARYLEIYRQLNHREVYLNNSRLARERMHNIMALRKQGMVTKNDSLRTQIQISDYDLAARRVGNAIIRLNNSFNVALALPDSMRLIPDSSLLHTPRHTEGLDYYLALAQGNSPSLRIGDLETAVSHVQINEIKAERLPVLSAYAGSGFQRPFLNAAPPQDIYYNIWQAGIRLHYNINSLYKTPQKIRAGELAQTVAQSRARLREEEVDVSVRNAYNRYQESWDVLETSKRDVESANENYRIVMEKYQNQLALITDVIDASNTKIDTEIKVTDALIDTIYTYYQLLKSAGKL; this is encoded by the coding sequence ATGAAATGCATAACCTCCATATTAATCTTATTCATCACAGTGTCCGATCCGTCTTATGCGCAGGAAAGTCTGGGTAATCATCCGCTCACTTTACCCGCTGCATTTGCCCTTGCAATGAGAAATAATACTGACATATCTGTTGCCCGTCATGAAAGCAACCTCGCACGACAGGAAGCAACTGTCAGCAGACTCGGACATCTGCCTGATGCCTCCGCGGGCTTGACAGAAGGCTACCTCAGTAATGCCGACATCTGGGAGCCTCCGGGATTGGGTGATCACCGCACATTGCACATTCCTCATCAGATGACTGCACTATCCGTTGAAGCATCCGAAGTGATCTATGCTGGTGGCCGCGTAAATGCCAATGTTAGAAAAGCGGACCTGAAGGAACAAATAGCTTTACTCGCCCTGGAAGAGAAACAGCAGGACATCCTCCTGCTGATCGCGGCGCGATACCTAGAGATCTACCGGCAACTCAACCACCGCGAAGTCTACCTGAATAACAGCCGCCTCGCAAGAGAACGGATGCATAATATCATGGCGCTCCGGAAACAAGGCATGGTCACAAAAAATGATAGTCTGCGTACACAGATACAGATCTCTGACTATGACCTGGCAGCCCGCAGGGTGGGTAACGCTATTATACGGCTGAACAACAGTTTCAACGTAGCACTTGCCCTGCCTGACAGCATGCGGCTGATACCTGACTCCTCCTTACTCCATACACCCAGACATACTGAAGGACTGGACTATTACCTCGCACTTGCACAGGGTAATAGTCCTTCCCTCAGGATCGGCGATCTTGAAACGGCTGTTTCACATGTGCAGATCAACGAGATTAAAGCAGAAAGACTGCCCGTACTCAGCGCATATGCAGGATCAGGATTCCAGCGCCCTTTTCTGAATGCTGCACCGCCACAGGATATCTATTATAACATCTGGCAGGCAGGTATCCGCTTACATTACAACATTAATAGTCTGTATAAAACTCCACAGAAGATCAGAGCAGGTGAACTGGCACAAACAGTCGCACAGAGCAGAGCCAGGTTACGTGAAGAAGAAGTAGATGTATCGGTACGCAACGCATACAATCGCTATCAGGAAAGCTGGGATGTACTGGAAACAAGCAAAAGAGACGTGGAATCTGCCAACGAAAACTACCGCATCGTCATGGAAAAATATCAGAACCAACTGGCGCTGATCACCGATGTGATCGATGCCTCTAATACCAAGATCGATACAGAGATCAAAGTAACTGATGCACTGATCGATACCATCTACACGTATTATCAACTGTTGAAATCCGCAGGTAAACTATGA